A window of Chaetodon auriga isolate fChaAug3 chromosome 2, fChaAug3.hap1, whole genome shotgun sequence contains these coding sequences:
- the acad9 gene encoding complex I assembly factor ACAD9, mitochondrial — MMSVNRFVVLSKSVQIGKRLLACNVRHAGKEVLHLQQRRSIKTHSRHLAYAKDLFLGQLNKAEVFPYPEIGNEEVDEINQLVAPVEKFFNEEVDSAKIDREAKIPPETLNGLKELGLFGIMVPEEYGGLGLSNTMYARLAEIISLDGSIAVTLAAHQAIGLKGILIAGNEAQKQKYLPKLASGEHIAAFCLTEPGSGSDAASIQTRATLSEDGKHYLINGSKIWISNGGTADIMTVFARTEVVVDGVKKDKISAFIVERAFGGITSGKPEDKLGIRGSNTCEVSFDNVPVPLENVIGEIGGGFKVAMNILNSGRFSMGSSSAGMIKKLIELTSEYAATRKQFNKSLSEFGMIQEKFAMMALNAYVMESMAYLTAGMMDRPGLPDCSLEAAMVKVFSSEGGWICVSEALQVLGGLGYTKNYPYERYVRDCRILPIFEGTNEILRMYVALTGMQYAGKILTAKIKEMKKGNIGLALGMVGKKLRSSLGGSVDLGLTGKDGVVHPSLADSAKKLELNVYHLGMTVENLLYRYGKTIVDEQLVLKRVADVLINVYAMTAVLSRASRSISIGLRNHDHEVLLTNTFCSDAFFKSNYLMAQLQKHSPENNDANIKKIAKEVLENRAYVCSHPLERTF; from the exons ATGATGAGTGTGAACAGATTTGTTGTCTTGTCGAAATCAGTTCAAATCGGAAAGCGGCTGCTCGCCTGTAACGtgaggcatgctgggaaagaaGTGCTACATCTTCAGCAGCGGAGGTCCATTAAAACTCACTCAAGACACCTCGCTTATGCCAAGGATTTGTTCCTCGGTCAGTTGAACAAG GCTGAGGTCTTCCCTTATCCAGAAATTGGAAATGAAGAAGTGGACGAGATCAACCAGCTCGTTGCACCGGTGGAAAAATTCTTCAATGAGGAAG TCGACTCAGCGAAGATTGACCGAGAAGCCAAAATCCCTCCAGAGACTCTGAACGGGTTGAAGGAGCTCGGCCTGTTTGGAATCATGGTTCCTGAGGAATATG GGGGTCTCGGACTGTCCAACACCATGTATGCACGACTGGCAGAGATCATCTCGTTAGATGGCTCTATTGCTGTAACACTGGCTGCACATCAAGCCATTGGACTGAAG GGGATTCTGATTGCAGGGAACGAGGCCCAGAAGCAGAAGTATCTGCCCAAACTGGCCTCAGGAGAACACATCGCCGCTTTCTGTCTGACAGAGCCTGGAAG TGGAAGTGATGCAGCCTCCATTCAGACCCGAGCAACCCTGTCAGAAGACGGCAAACATTACCTGATCAACGGCTCAAAG ATTTGGATTTCAAACGGAGGCACAGCAGATATTATGACAGTGTTTGCCAGGACCGAGGTGGTTGTAGATGGTGTGAAGAAAGATAAGATTTCTGCATTTATTGTGGAGAGGGCTTTCGGGGGCATCACCAGCGGCAAGCCTGAGGACAAACTGGGCATCCGGGGCTCCAACA CTTGTGAAGTGTCCTTTGACAACGTCCCGGTGCCACTGGAGAATGTCATAGGAGAAATAGGTGGTGGATTCAAG GTTGCCATGAACATCCTGAACTCAGGGAGGTTCAGCATGGGCAGTTCTTCAGCTGGGATGATTAAAAAGCTGATCG AATTGACCTCAGAGTACGCCGCCACCAGAAAGCAGTTCAACAAAAGCCTGAGTGAATTCGGTATGATTCAG GAGAAGTTTGCAATGATGGCTCTTAATGCCTATGTGATGGAGAGCATGGCGTACCTGACAGCAGGGATGATGGACCGGCCGGGCCTTCCAGACTGCAGCCTCGAGGCTGCCATGGTCAAG gtgttcagctCAGAGGGAGGCTGGATTTGTGTCAGTGAAGCTCTTCAGGTGCTCGGAGGTCTGGGTTATACAAAGAACTATCCCTACGAGCGCTACGTCAGGGACTGTCGCATCCTGCCCATCTTTGAG GGGACCAATGAAATCCTGAGGATGTACGTTGCTCTCACTGGGATGCAGTATGCTGGCAAAATCCTCACAGCGAAAATAAA GGAGATGAAGAAAGGAAACATAGGTCTGGCTTTGGGAATGGTCGGCAAGAAACTGAGGAGCTCATTGGGAGGTTCAGTGGACCTCGGCCTGACGGGAAAAGACGGAGTGGTGCATCCCAGCTTGGCA GATAGTGCTAAGAAGCTGGAACTGAACGTCTATCATCTGGGAATGACTGTGGAGAACCTGCTGTACAGATATGGAAAG ACCATAGTGGATGAACAGCTCGTCCTGAAGAGAGTAGCAGATGTGCTGATCAATGTCTACGCCATGACGGCTGTCCTGTCCAGAGCCAGCCGCTCCATCAGCATCGGCCTCAGGAATCACGACCACGAG